In a single window of the Gadus macrocephalus chromosome 6, ASM3116895v1 genome:
- the LOC132459606 gene encoding uncharacterized protein LOC132459606, with protein MNHEDYYTIERKMCSLPLLGLYTFIRMTYGLQTAVFAVLGDSVDLPCPIPSVGPCSEVNWKVSDSYLGFYKEVVRAGLVTADLPHTVRMGAGCSLHIDRLEQDSARTYVCSNGRFNASLSLEILTITSEKKGEMMEIHCYLNDFKGYVRSCPHQGILLEWLSEANTALNKERFSFKSPSKCFSKIIFKPRPIDHRRTWRCQLRENDTVKTSLGYTLNITDGIQEVFALVGESVSFSCDTSSIAGGLVQWVGPQPTLDGVRLPAVTSNKPDLSLAVSQGQAGDYQCSPHGDKTKVLATVRLHTLHVSAEQEGSNLTLSCVLTCALEKCDQDVTLGWTTASRSSRLRGGNPMTQNTITSRLSTEAVQLTGAPTVCSVHKDGVLMASETWRSANTAAASPAAAWAAARAAAWAALPLGLLLCAAVGGGLYFHSKKKTEKGESSF; from the exons ATGAACCACGAAGACTACTACACGATTGAAAGAAAGATGTGTTCCTTACCACTTCTAGGACTTTATACTTTTATCCGGATGACTTACGGACTTCAAACTG CCGTCTTCGCTGTGCTGGGGGACAGCGTCGATCTGCCGTGTCCCATCCCCTCGGTCGGACCCTGCTCCGAGGTCAACTGGAAAGTGAGCGACTCTTACCTGGGTTTCTACAAGGAGGTGGTCCGGGCGGGCTTGGTCACGGCCGACCTGCCCCACACTGTGAGGATGGGGGCCGGCTGCTCTCTGCACATTGACCGCCTGGAACAGGACAGCGCGAGGACCTATGTGTGCAGTAACGGGCGGTTCAACGCATCACTGTCACTCGAGATCCTCACCA TTACTTCGGAGAAGAAAGGTGAAATGATGGAGATTCATTGTTACCTCAACGATTTCAAAGGATATGTCCGGTCTTGTCCCCACCAGGGGATCCTTCTGGAGTGGCTGAGTGAAGCCAACACAGCATTGAACAAAGAGAGATTTTCCTTTAAGTCACCCTCAAAGTGCTTCTCTAAAATAATCTTTAAGCCTAGACCGATAGACCATCGCAGAACGTGGAGGTGTCAACTCAGAGAGAATGACACTGTGAAAACCTCCCTGGGCTACACGCTAAACATCACAG ATGGTATACAGGAAGTATTTGCACTGGTGGGTGAGTCAGTGTCATTCTCTTGTGATACTTCATCCATCGCTGGCGGTCTGGTGCAGTGGGTGGGACCCCAGCCCACCCTTGATGGAGTCCGCCTTCCAGCCGTCACATCTAATAAACCTGACCTCTCTTTGGCTGTCAGCCAGGGGCAGGCTGGGGATTACCAGTGCTCCCCTCACGGCGACAAAACTAAAGTCTTAGCCACAGTCCGACTGCACACACTCCACG TTTCTGCCGAGCAGGAGGGCAGTAACCTCACCCTGAGCTGTGTGCTCACCTGCGCCCTGGAGAAGTGTGATCAGGACGTGACGTTAGGGTGGACCACGGCCAGCCGGTCCTCCCGGCTGAGGGGTGGTAACCCCATGACCCAAAACACCATCACCTCTCGGCTGTCCACTGAGGCGGTGCAGCTCACCGGCGCCCCCACTGTGTGCTCTGTGCATAAAGACGGGGTTCTGATGGCGTCCGAGACGTGGCGCTCCGCCAACA cagcagcagcgtcgCCGGCGGCGGCCTGGGCGGCGGCCAGGGCAGCGGCCTGGGCGGCCCTGCCTCTCGGCCTCCTGCTGTGTGCGGCCGTCGGAGGAGGACTCTACTTCCATTCCAAGAAGAAAACCGAGAAAGGTGAGAGCAGCTTCTGA